In Massilia forsythiae, one DNA window encodes the following:
- a CDS encoding DUF4902 domain-containing protein: protein MNTLPMFLTSVDGYIRLTQAQLVRIELVHLFSGFDDPDSATDDIVTGYTEWVSVMNSKGSAISVGWDWQLRRLGGVPNLARISNPRSNLMLQDSSIIDLGQFKTEIILASFVDALDWKDNTLLHVMLGCTAPVHQPH from the coding sequence ATGAACACGCTACCCATGTTTCTCACGTCCGTTGACGGTTATATCCGTCTCACCCAAGCACAACTCGTCCGTATTGAACTCGTTCACCTGTTCTCTGGCTTTGACGACCCCGACAGCGCAACCGACGACATCGTTACCGGCTACACTGAATGGGTGAGCGTCATGAACAGCAAAGGCTCGGCCATTTCGGTAGGTTGGGACTGGCAACTCCGGCGGCTTGGAGGCGTCCCTAACCTTGCTAGAATTTCTAATCCTAGAAGCAACTTGATGCTGCAAGATAGCAGCATAATTGACCTTGGTCAATTTAAAACCGAGATTATTCTAGCAAGTTTTGTTGACGCCTTAGACTGGAAAGACAATACACTTTTGCACGTCATGCTAGGCTGCACCGCCCCGGTGCATCAGCCGCACTGA
- a CDS encoding 4'-phosphopantetheinyl transferase family protein → MSLSVFMQASARPLPGATGLAYVTGRYCAQAFTPALFARGTIDFPPSIRASVPSRQAEFLAGRLCARMALAPYGLQDCAVASGSHREPLWPSGMTGSITHNASHAAAVACPVDRLGGIGIDLETVANPDALAAVAALAVSPHEHDYLLGLAGGGSADRLLTLAFSAKESFFKAAFGRVGAYFDFDAAEVLAIDQAGCTIALRCTGTLGPGLEAGSVHLAHYALPDQATVFTALALPA, encoded by the coding sequence ATGTCCCTCTCCGTCTTCATGCAGGCATCGGCCCGGCCGCTGCCCGGCGCCACCGGCCTCGCCTACGTTACCGGGCGCTACTGCGCGCAGGCGTTCACGCCGGCACTGTTCGCCCGCGGCACCATCGACTTCCCGCCCTCGATCCGGGCCAGCGTACCAAGCCGCCAGGCCGAGTTCCTGGCGGGGCGCCTGTGCGCGCGCATGGCGCTGGCGCCATATGGCTTGCAGGACTGCGCGGTCGCAAGCGGCAGCCACCGCGAGCCGCTGTGGCCGTCCGGCATGACCGGCAGCATCACCCACAACGCCAGCCATGCCGCCGCCGTGGCCTGTCCGGTCGACCGGTTGGGCGGCATCGGGATCGACCTCGAAACCGTCGCAAACCCCGATGCGCTGGCTGCCGTGGCCGCATTGGCGGTCAGCCCGCACGAGCACGACTACTTGCTCGGGCTTGCCGGCGGCGGCTCCGCCGACCGGCTGCTGACGCTAGCCTTCTCGGCCAAGGAGAGTTTTTTCAAGGCTGCCTTTGGCCGTGTCGGCGCGTATTTCGACTTCGACGCGGCCGAGGTCCTGGCCATCGACCAGGCCGGGTGCACGATCGCGCTGCGCTGCACCGGGACACTGGGGCCGGGCCTGGAGGCCGGCTCGGTGCACCTGGCCCACTACGCGCTGCCCGACCAGGCGACCGTGTTCACCGCGCTGGCCCTGCCGGCCTGA
- a CDS encoding TauD/TfdA family dioxygenase, which translates to MNAMNDISVAALEELGGMPLMLRPGLDGMRLIEWAQARRDGIEALVAAHGALLLRGLPVHSSKQFGDLLTILFGDALIEYSYRSTPRTELRGNIYTATEYHADQSIPQHNENAYARSWAMRIGFLCLQPATVGGATPIADSRRVYQLIPAAVRERFERDGVMYVRNYSDLDLAWSEVFQTSDRGEVERFCDANGIGYEWLEDNCLRTVQVNPATALHPVSKVPVWFNQAHLFHVSSLDEAVRHSLVSVLGENRLPRNTYYGDGSPIEPETLALIRDAYEQTKVRFTWERGDLLLLDNMLYTHGRDPYMGERKVLVGMARPHCHRDA; encoded by the coding sequence ATGAATGCGATGAACGATATCAGCGTAGCGGCACTGGAAGAACTCGGCGGCATGCCCCTGATGCTGCGGCCCGGACTGGACGGGATGCGCCTGATCGAGTGGGCGCAGGCGCGGCGCGATGGCATCGAGGCATTGGTGGCCGCGCACGGTGCGCTGTTGCTGCGCGGCCTGCCGGTCCACAGCAGCAAGCAGTTCGGCGACCTCCTGACCATCCTGTTCGGCGACGCGCTGATCGAGTACAGTTACCGCTCGACCCCGCGTACCGAACTGCGCGGAAATATTTACACGGCCACCGAGTACCATGCCGACCAGTCCATTCCTCAGCACAACGAGAACGCCTATGCCCGCAGTTGGGCGATGCGTATCGGCTTCCTGTGCCTGCAGCCGGCGACCGTCGGGGGCGCTACTCCGATCGCGGATAGCCGCCGTGTCTACCAGCTGATTCCGGCGGCGGTGCGCGAGCGCTTCGAGCGCGACGGCGTGATGTATGTGCGTAACTATTCGGATCTGGACCTGGCGTGGTCAGAAGTATTCCAGACGAGCGACCGCGGCGAGGTCGAGCGTTTCTGCGACGCCAACGGTATCGGTTACGAATGGCTCGAGGACAACTGCTTGCGTACGGTCCAGGTCAATCCGGCCACGGCGTTGCACCCGGTCTCGAAGGTGCCGGTGTGGTTCAACCAGGCCCACCTGTTCCACGTGAGCAGCCTGGACGAGGCTGTGCGCCACAGTCTGGTGTCGGTGCTGGGAGAGAACCGTCTGCCGCGCAATACCTATTATGGTGACGGCAGCCCGATCGAGCCCGAAACGCTGGCGTTGATCCGCGACGCCTACGAGCAAACCAAGGTGCGCTTTACCTGGGAACGAGGTGATCTGTTGTTATTGGATAATATGCTGTACACCCATGGCCGCGACCCCTACATGGGTGAACGAAAGGTGCTGGTCGGCATGGCGCGCCCGCACTGCCACCGCGACGCGTGA
- a CDS encoding efflux RND transporter periplasmic adaptor subunit yields MDVIKKKATTSLLRSKRGMFGVGAAVLLLTGYQLSSSAADEKLTRSSALFGKVRYGELNVQVDGYGTLRSDKQKLLTTTTSGTVEEILLKPGAVVKADSIILRLSNPELEKQLLDEQQKLVQEQVSLRQTKLNQTLELLAENAKLEEIQTNYLSAKTTREEQEEWAKMGVVSKLSFRATELRATVLGQNIEAEKSRLEQLKLVHSEVLRIQNERIATQANRYEIVKAQHAMLNVRAGMEGVLQGLSVELGQSFGPGQKLALIGSNEDLIAMVKVPQAAAEQVKPGQAALIDTRQEKVPGKVLRVNPAVENGTVMVEVAFAEAPPPSARLELNVDATIFTNKLNNVMYVERPVNARANATTPVFRVSADGGGADRAEIRFGTEAGRYIQVVAGVKPNDTVIVSDMSKYLKQTHVALAD; encoded by the coding sequence ATGGATGTGATCAAGAAAAAAGCAACGACGAGTCTCCTGCGCTCGAAGCGCGGGATGTTCGGGGTGGGAGCGGCGGTCCTGCTGCTGACGGGCTATCAGCTGAGCAGCTCAGCTGCCGATGAGAAATTGACACGTTCGAGCGCCCTGTTCGGCAAGGTGCGCTATGGCGAACTGAACGTGCAGGTCGATGGTTATGGCACCTTGCGCTCGGACAAGCAGAAGTTGCTGACGACCACGACCAGCGGTACCGTCGAGGAAATTCTGCTCAAGCCCGGCGCCGTGGTGAAGGCCGACAGCATCATCCTGCGCCTGAGCAATCCGGAACTGGAAAAGCAGCTGCTCGACGAGCAGCAGAAGCTGGTGCAGGAACAGGTCAGCCTGCGTCAGACAAAGCTCAACCAGACCCTCGAGCTGCTGGCCGAAAATGCCAAGCTGGAAGAAATCCAGACCAACTATCTTTCCGCCAAGACCACCCGCGAAGAGCAGGAGGAATGGGCCAAGATGGGAGTGGTTTCCAAACTGTCGTTTCGCGCTACCGAACTGCGTGCAACTGTGCTTGGACAAAACATCGAGGCGGAAAAAAGCCGTCTCGAGCAGCTCAAGCTGGTGCATTCGGAAGTGTTGCGCATCCAGAACGAGCGTATTGCCACCCAGGCCAACCGCTACGAGATCGTCAAGGCCCAGCACGCGATGCTGAACGTGCGTGCCGGCATGGAGGGCGTGCTGCAGGGGCTGTCCGTGGAACTCGGTCAGAGCTTCGGTCCTGGCCAGAAGCTTGCGCTGATCGGCAGCAATGAAGACTTGATCGCCATGGTCAAGGTGCCGCAGGCCGCAGCCGAACAGGTCAAACCCGGCCAGGCAGCGCTGATCGACACCCGCCAGGAAAAAGTTCCAGGAAAAGTGTTACGCGTGAATCCCGCCGTGGAAAACGGCACCGTCATGGTCGAAGTGGCCTTTGCCGAAGCACCGCCGCCGAGCGCGCGCCTCGAGCTGAATGTCGACGCCACCATCTTCACCAACAAGCTGAATAACGTCATGTATGTCGAACGCCCGGTGAATGCGCGTGCGAACGCCACCACGCCGGTATTCCGGGTCAGCGCCGACGGCGGCGGCGCCGACCGCGCCGAGATCCGCTTCGGCACCGAGGCCGGGCGCTATATCCAGGTCGTCGCTGGCGTCAAGCCCAACGACACGGTGATCGTATCGGACATGTCCAAATACCTGAAGCAGACGCATGTCGCACTCGCCGACTGA
- a CDS encoding non-ribosomal peptide synthetase, producing MVVTELKQFLLSLHRSGVDIYVENGKLMTKSAPGVISQEIGRQIRDNRHALLALLQSTTGNDARPYGDIVPVSRTAPLPLSFAQQRLWFIDQLGGGSTQYNMPTALALDGWLDRYSLRATLDEIVRRHEVLRTTYASVNGQGEQRVGPALPVPLPITDLSTLAGAAQDAEVRRIAAAEAGRPFDLAHDLMLRAHLLFLGPQRHVLLVTLHHIASDGWSMGVVVNEFGTLYEAFSAGRRSPLPEISVQYADYAHWQRTSWQPDRLERQLAYWQRQLADLPQAHSLPLDHPRPARQQFEGRLHTQVIDAALLERLKALAGTHQATLFMVLQSAFALLLARWSNETDIVMGSPIAGRNHREVDGLVGLFVNTLVLRSRLRMEAGFGALLEEGRAMLLDAYAHQDLPFEQLVDALKPERSQAHAPLFQIMFSLQNTEQGSLRLADLQIGGIGDGRVITKFDLELSAVESGGTLRLVWNGAASLFDAETIARMADSFGVLLDAIVGAPQAPLGTLALLTESDRRKLAAWRSSPVPYPQDACIHELFEAQAARTPDAVAAVCGEEAMTYLELNRQANRIAHRLRAQGVVEGTLVGLCLRRSNMMIAAMLGILKAGGAYVPLDPAYPRERLEFMLQDSALGIVLTSAALRHALPAHRETVLCLDDADLLAGQPQDNPVSCAGAGSLAYVIYTSGSTGMPKGVMVEHRGVARLALPSDYVPYNSETVMLHLSSVSFDAATFEVWGPLLHGGKVVVYPHMVLDVEGINELMTRHGVTTMFLTSGMFDLWSSHLPGAGTLRWVMTGGDVVPPGAAARLYAAMGGVQMVALYGPTENTSVTTFFPVPRDWPDTRALPIGSPIAGTTIDVLDPCGVPAPVGVAGELYVGGAGLARGYLGRPDLNAAMFAGSGARRRYRTGDQARFRADGSLEFLGRRDGQVKLRGFRIEVEEIEAHLVRSGIVTEACVLLHGEGKDKRLAAYVAGGSRHQDLAGALRAALRQTMPEYMVPSVFVSVATLPLTTSGKVDRRRLLALPLAAAAPEDATDTGAAPCGAAARIAVVWCVLLGMPEIGIDTPFFEAGGNSITLIELRYRLQEAGFEFSLKELMEQPTVRGLAALLDDATRHTSAAALKAVVRLNEAKTGQPLYILHPFGGGVEGYRVLARGLEATCPVFGLQAPFMFGLDFPFSELSELARFYADAIMAHSALQVHSLAGYSGGGKLAAQVARILIERGHEVNYVALFDANIVDPDRTDDEDDYTRLCRFCYSLNVINSAAEVPQEWRQAGYADQLEHFAGLVLKKRSYARDEVVVTLKFGVNLLRAGCTDPSGLRIAGAVASFVSSGNQADADNRSGWSRVFENDVDFRTVSATHDNFMEPAAVHQMLAPMAAGLALRATPTVLATH from the coding sequence AGGCCCTACGGCGACATCGTGCCGGTCTCGCGCACCGCACCGCTGCCGCTGTCGTTCGCCCAGCAGCGCCTTTGGTTCATCGACCAGCTGGGCGGCGGCAGCACGCAGTACAACATGCCGACCGCGCTGGCCCTGGACGGCTGGCTGGACCGCTATTCGCTGCGCGCGACCCTCGACGAGATCGTGCGCCGCCATGAAGTGCTGCGGACCACCTATGCCAGCGTCAATGGCCAGGGCGAGCAGCGGGTCGGACCGGCGCTGCCGGTGCCGCTGCCGATTACCGACCTGAGTACGCTGGCGGGCGCGGCGCAGGACGCCGAGGTGCGCCGGATCGCGGCCGCGGAAGCCGGGCGTCCGTTCGACCTGGCGCACGACCTGATGCTGCGCGCCCACCTGCTGTTCCTGGGTCCGCAACGCCACGTGCTGCTCGTGACGCTGCACCACATTGCATCCGATGGCTGGTCGATGGGCGTGGTCGTGAACGAATTCGGGACCCTGTACGAGGCGTTCAGCGCCGGCCGCCGCAGCCCGCTGCCCGAGATCTCGGTGCAGTACGCGGACTATGCGCACTGGCAGCGTACCAGCTGGCAGCCGGACCGGCTCGAGCGCCAGCTGGCTTACTGGCAGCGCCAGCTGGCCGACCTGCCCCAGGCGCACAGCCTGCCGCTCGACCATCCGCGTCCCGCGCGCCAGCAGTTCGAAGGCCGGCTGCACACCCAGGTGATCGATGCCGCCCTGCTCGAGCGCCTGAAAGCGCTGGCCGGTACCCACCAGGCGACCCTGTTCATGGTGCTGCAAAGTGCGTTCGCGCTCTTGCTGGCGCGCTGGAGCAACGAAACCGACATCGTGATGGGCAGCCCCATCGCGGGCCGCAACCACCGCGAGGTCGACGGGCTGGTGGGCCTGTTCGTCAATACGCTGGTGCTGCGCAGCCGCCTGCGCATGGAAGCCGGCTTCGGCGCGCTGCTGGAAGAGGGCCGGGCAATGCTCCTGGATGCCTACGCGCACCAGGACCTGCCGTTCGAGCAGTTGGTCGATGCGCTCAAGCCGGAACGCAGCCAGGCCCATGCGCCGCTGTTCCAGATCATGTTCTCGCTGCAGAACACCGAGCAGGGTTCCTTGCGCCTGGCTGACTTGCAGATCGGCGGCATCGGCGACGGTCGTGTGATCACCAAGTTCGACCTCGAACTGTCGGCGGTCGAGAGCGGCGGCACCCTGCGCTTGGTGTGGAACGGCGCCGCCAGCCTGTTCGACGCCGAGACCATCGCCCGCATGGCGGACAGCTTCGGCGTGCTGCTCGATGCGATCGTCGGCGCCCCGCAAGCGCCGCTGGGCACGCTGGCGCTGCTGACCGAGAGCGACCGCCGGAAGCTGGCCGCATGGCGTTCCAGCCCGGTGCCGTATCCGCAGGATGCCTGCATCCACGAGCTGTTCGAGGCCCAGGCCGCGCGCACGCCCGATGCGGTGGCCGCCGTCTGCGGCGAAGAAGCGATGACCTACCTGGAACTGAACCGGCAGGCCAACCGCATCGCGCACCGCCTGCGCGCGCAAGGCGTGGTAGAGGGCACGCTGGTCGGCCTGTGCCTGCGCCGTTCCAACATGATGATCGCCGCCATGCTGGGCATCCTCAAGGCGGGCGGCGCCTACGTCCCGCTCGACCCGGCCTATCCGCGCGAGCGCCTCGAGTTCATGCTGCAAGACAGCGCACTCGGCATCGTGCTGACCAGCGCCGCACTGCGCCATGCGCTGCCCGCGCACAGGGAAACCGTGTTGTGCCTGGACGATGCGGACCTGCTGGCCGGCCAGCCGCAGGACAACCCTGTGTCGTGTGCCGGCGCCGGCAGCCTCGCCTACGTCATCTACACGTCCGGCTCGACCGGCATGCCGAAAGGCGTGATGGTCGAGCACCGCGGCGTGGCGCGCCTGGCGCTGCCGAGCGACTACGTACCGTACAACAGTGAGACGGTGATGCTGCACCTGTCGTCGGTGTCGTTCGATGCCGCCACCTTCGAAGTGTGGGGACCGCTGCTGCACGGCGGCAAGGTCGTCGTCTATCCGCATATGGTGCTCGACGTCGAAGGCATCAACGAGCTGATGACACGGCACGGCGTGACCACCATGTTCCTGACCTCGGGCATGTTTGACCTGTGGAGTTCGCACCTGCCCGGGGCGGGCACGCTGCGCTGGGTGATGACGGGCGGCGACGTGGTCCCGCCGGGGGCGGCGGCGCGCCTGTATGCGGCAATGGGCGGGGTGCAGATGGTGGCGTTGTACGGTCCGACGGAAAACACCTCGGTGACCACTTTCTTCCCGGTGCCGCGCGACTGGCCGGACACCCGCGCGCTGCCGATCGGCAGCCCGATCGCCGGCACCACCATCGACGTGCTGGATCCTTGCGGCGTCCCGGCGCCCGTGGGGGTGGCGGGCGAGCTGTATGTCGGCGGCGCCGGACTGGCGCGCGGCTACCTGGGGCGCCCGGACCTGAACGCAGCGATGTTTGCCGGCAGCGGCGCCAGGCGCCGCTACCGCACGGGGGACCAGGCCAGGTTCCGCGCCGACGGCAGCCTGGAGTTCCTCGGGCGCCGCGACGGCCAGGTGAAGTTGCGCGGCTTCCGCATCGAAGTCGAGGAAATCGAAGCCCACCTGGTCCGCTCCGGCATCGTGACCGAAGCCTGCGTGCTGCTGCACGGCGAGGGCAAGGACAAGCGCCTGGCGGCTTACGTCGCCGGCGGCAGCCGGCACCAGGACCTGGCGGGTGCGCTGCGTGCCGCGTTGCGCCAGACCATGCCCGAATACATGGTGCCCTCGGTCTTCGTGTCCGTGGCCACGCTGCCGCTCACCACCAGCGGCAAGGTCGACCGCCGTCGGCTGCTGGCCCTTCCGCTGGCCGCTGCGGCGCCGGAGGATGCCACGGACACGGGCGCCGCGCCTTGCGGGGCCGCGGCGCGCATCGCCGTGGTCTGGTGCGTCCTGCTCGGCATGCCGGAAATCGGCATCGACACCCCGTTCTTCGAGGCCGGAGGCAACTCGATCACCCTGATCGAACTGCGCTACCGCCTGCAGGAGGCCGGATTCGAGTTCTCGTTGAAGGAACTCATGGAGCAGCCCACGGTACGCGGCTTGGCTGCGTTGCTCGACGACGCCACGCGCCATACCAGCGCCGCGGCGCTCAAGGCAGTCGTGCGCCTGAACGAAGCGAAGACCGGGCAGCCGTTGTACATCCTGCATCCGTTCGGCGGCGGGGTAGAGGGCTACCGCGTGCTGGCGCGCGGGCTGGAAGCGACCTGCCCCGTGTTCGGGCTGCAGGCGCCGTTCATGTTCGGGCTCGACTTTCCGTTCAGCGAGCTGTCCGAACTGGCGCGCTTCTATGCGGACGCAATCATGGCGCACAGCGCGCTCCAGGTGCATTCGCTGGCCGGCTACTCGGGCGGCGGCAAGCTGGCTGCCCAGGTGGCGCGCATCCTGATCGAGCGCGGACATGAGGTGAACTACGTGGCGCTGTTCGACGCCAACATCGTCGATCCCGACCGCACCGACGACGAGGACGACTATACGCGCCTGTGCCGCTTCTGCTACAGCCTGAACGTCATCAACTCCGCCGCCGAAGTGCCGCAGGAGTGGCGCCAGGCCGGCTATGCCGACCAGCTCGAACACTTTGCCGGGCTGGTGCTGAAAAAGCGCAGCTATGCGCGTGACGAGGTCGTCGTGACGCTCAAGTTCGGGGTCAACCTGCTGCGCGCCGGCTGCACCGATCCGTCGGGACTGCGCATCGCCGGCGCCGTGGCGTCGTTCGTCAGCAGCGGGAACCAGGCCGACGCCGACAACCGCAGCGGTTGGAGCCGGGTGTTCGAGAACGACGTCGACTTCCGTACCGTGAGCGCTACCCACGATAACTTCATGGAACCGGCCGCCGTGCACCAAATGCTCGCCCCGATGGCGGCGGGCCTGGCGCTGCGCGCCACGCCCACGGTCCTTGCAACCCACTAG
- a CDS encoding ankyrin repeat domain-containing protein — protein sequence MKTNVDPRLSLCRVALSLALACALAPAAHASASGDAAILMEAVKAGRPEVVAMLVKSGIDVNATLNGEGSALISAAKLGDATMVTELLRLGADVNRGVAGDGTPLIAAAANGDVVITRQLLKAGARVNQVMPGDETALINAARSGKLELVKVLVNAGADVNLGTDADNAQPEWRTPLNQAASGDIKNYLASKGAR from the coding sequence ATGAAAACCAATGTCGATCCACGCCTGTCACTGTGCCGTGTCGCGCTGTCCCTGGCGCTTGCCTGTGCACTGGCGCCTGCCGCCCACGCCTCCGCTTCGGGGGATGCGGCCATCCTGATGGAGGCAGTGAAAGCGGGTCGTCCGGAAGTGGTCGCCATGCTGGTCAAGAGCGGGATCGACGTTAACGCCACCCTGAACGGGGAGGGCAGCGCGTTGATCTCGGCCGCCAAGCTGGGCGACGCCACCATGGTGACCGAACTGCTGCGCCTGGGCGCCGACGTCAACCGGGGCGTCGCCGGCGACGGCACTCCGCTGATTGCCGCCGCTGCCAATGGCGACGTGGTGATCACGCGCCAGTTGCTGAAGGCCGGCGCCCGCGTCAACCAGGTCATGCCCGGTGACGAGACCGCGCTGATCAACGCCGCGCGCAGCGGCAAGCTGGAACTGGTCAAGGTGTTGGTGAATGCCGGCGCCGACGTCAACCTGGGCACCGATGCCGACAATGCTCAGCCGGAATGGCGTACGCCACTCAACCAGGCGGCTTCGGGCGACATTAAGAACTACTTGGCCAGCAAGGGCGCACGCTGA
- a CDS encoding MBL fold metallo-hydrolase produces MTQEKLYLREDVYIDPLVNKWYAWPNLLAPITYAMYMTKTHKRLMNSFVNNYELHIIANQDAGMAGGGEFVNCTREQVADVRKLIDKFENEHGICRELCEAVKQLDSLLRSHTSGESIEPLYEQVPELLKGYVELHMDLYHQPSYRLIEGLLYRSPYYQETIQSVSFGILSDTEARPFVLSTPRLPAPDNLQLHAPFNAPLWDRIFRARTEPVTREEAEAMFTSVPTEGGLDWRELFTVEAPTRTYQAPAEEVRLAYVGHAGFLIETARCAVLIDPVIANRSAGNADQVISYTELPEHIDYLCLTHNHSDHVNIESLLQLRHRVGQVLVPKNNGGSLADPSLKLILGQLGFQVRELDDMETTPLPDGRILSIPFLGEHGDLNIRSKTAWLVELKGKKIYAGADSSNLEPRMYQHIQRLVGDLDVLAIGMECVGAPYTWLYGALTTDTVSRAVKESRRLNGSDFDKAARMVSTFRPRQVLVYALGMESWYSYFMGVDYGDDSQQIIQSGRMVAHCEDLGIPVERLCGKQTLCLA; encoded by the coding sequence ATGACCCAAGAAAAACTGTACCTGCGCGAAGACGTCTACATCGACCCACTGGTCAACAAGTGGTATGCCTGGCCCAACCTGCTGGCACCCATCACCTATGCGATGTACATGACCAAGACCCACAAACGCCTGATGAATTCCTTCGTCAACAATTACGAGCTGCACATCATCGCCAACCAGGACGCCGGCATGGCCGGCGGCGGCGAGTTCGTCAATTGCACGCGCGAGCAGGTGGCCGACGTGCGCAAGCTGATCGACAAGTTTGAGAACGAGCATGGTATTTGCCGCGAACTGTGCGAGGCGGTCAAGCAACTCGATAGCTTGCTGCGCAGCCATACCAGCGGCGAGTCGATCGAACCGTTGTACGAACAGGTGCCCGAACTGCTGAAAGGGTATGTTGAGCTGCACATGGACTTGTACCATCAGCCCTCCTATCGCTTGATCGAAGGGCTGCTGTACCGGAGCCCGTACTATCAGGAGACCATCCAGTCGGTGTCCTTCGGGATCTTGTCTGACACCGAAGCGCGCCCCTTCGTGCTGAGCACGCCGCGCCTGCCGGCGCCGGACAACCTGCAGTTGCACGCCCCGTTCAACGCCCCGCTGTGGGACCGCATCTTCCGTGCCCGCACCGAGCCGGTCACGCGCGAGGAAGCCGAGGCGATGTTCACGAGCGTTCCCACCGAAGGCGGCCTGGACTGGCGCGAGCTGTTCACGGTCGAGGCGCCGACGCGCACCTACCAGGCCCCGGCCGAAGAGGTGCGCCTGGCTTACGTCGGCCATGCCGGCTTCCTGATCGAGACAGCCCGCTGCGCGGTGCTGATCGACCCCGTGATCGCCAACCGCAGTGCCGGCAATGCCGACCAGGTGATCAGCTATACAGAACTGCCCGAACACATCGACTACCTGTGCTTGACCCATAACCACTCCGACCACGTCAACATCGAGTCGCTGCTGCAGCTGCGCCACCGTGTGGGCCAGGTGCTGGTGCCGAAGAACAATGGCGGCAGCCTGGCCGACCCGTCGCTGAAGCTGATCCTGGGCCAGCTCGGCTTCCAGGTGCGCGAACTGGATGACATGGAAACGACGCCGTTGCCTGATGGGCGCATCCTCAGCATTCCTTTTCTGGGCGAGCACGGAGACCTCAACATCCGCAGCAAGACCGCCTGGCTGGTCGAACTGAAGGGCAAGAAAATCTACGCCGGCGCCGATTCGTCCAACCTGGAGCCGCGTATGTACCAGCACATCCAGAGACTGGTGGGCGACCTCGACGTGCTGGCGATCGGCATGGAATGCGTGGGCGCGCCCTATACCTGGCTGTACGGCGCCCTGACCACCGACACCGTCAGCCGCGCCGTGAAGGAATCCCGGCGCTTGAACGGCTCGGACTTCGACAAGGCCGCGCGCATGGTCTCCACCTTCCGTCCGCGCCAGGTGCTCGTGTACGCGCTCGGCATGGAGTCCTGGTACAGCTACTTCATGGGCGTCGACTACGGCGACGATTCGCAGCAGATCATCCAGTCCGGGCGCATGGTCGCCCATTGCGAAGACCTGGGCATCCCCGTCGAGCGCCTGTGCGGAAAACAAACCTTGTGCCTGGCTTGA
- a CDS encoding autoinducer binding domain-containing protein: MNLFDWQQTVLHDLLGAPNEATFFKVLSRAASELGFDYCAYGMRMPLPLSNPKVFMLNNYSTEWQARYVSQNYVAIDPTVAHGSRSILPLMWSEEVFDNCRPFWEEAREHGLEVGWAQSSYDARGIGGLLTLARSGEPISESEMGANSMRMSWLVQVAHEGMRRLHTSTVPAMKSPLTTREVEVLRWTADGKTSSEVGQIMNITERTVNFHVNNSLEKLGAVNKTACVIKAAMLRLL; the protein is encoded by the coding sequence ATGAATCTTTTTGATTGGCAGCAAACCGTTTTGCATGATCTGCTGGGCGCCCCCAATGAGGCGACCTTCTTCAAGGTACTGTCGCGCGCCGCCAGCGAGCTCGGATTCGACTACTGCGCCTATGGCATGCGAATGCCGCTGCCGCTGTCGAATCCCAAGGTGTTCATGCTTAACAATTACTCGACTGAATGGCAAGCCCGTTACGTCTCGCAGAACTATGTGGCAATCGACCCGACGGTGGCGCACGGCAGCCGGTCGATTCTCCCGCTGATGTGGTCTGAGGAAGTGTTCGACAACTGCCGTCCGTTCTGGGAAGAGGCGCGTGAGCATGGGCTGGAGGTGGGCTGGGCCCAGTCTTCGTATGACGCCAGGGGCATCGGGGGGCTGTTGACCCTGGCGCGTTCGGGCGAACCGATCTCCGAAAGCGAAATGGGCGCCAACTCGATGCGCATGTCATGGCTGGTGCAGGTGGCGCACGAAGGCATGAGACGGCTGCACACGAGTACTGTACCGGCCATGAAATCGCCGCTTACCACTCGCGAGGTCGAAGTCTTGCGCTGGACTGCCGACGGCAAAACCTCGAGCGAGGTCGGTCAGATCATGAATATTACCGAGCGCACTGTAAATTTTCATGTTAATAACTCGCTTGAAAAATTGGGCGCGGTGAACAAGACTGCCTGCGTCATCAAGGCTGCCATGTTGCGTCTTTTGTAA